The stretch of DNA TCGCTGATCGAGCCGATGAGCATCGAGCAGAAGCTGGAGTTCTTCGAGATGCTCGTTGCGATCGGCTTCAAGGAAATCGAAGTCGGCTTTCCGTCGGCTTCGCAGACCGACTTCGATTTCGTGCGCAAGCTGATCGTCGAGAAGCGCATCCCCGACGACGTGACGATCGAAGTGCTCGTGCAGTCGCGCGAAGAACTGATCGCGCGCACGTTCGATGCGCTCGAAGGCGCGCCGCGCGCGATCGTGCATCTGTACAACGCGATCTGCCCGTCGTTCCGCAAGATCGTGTTCGGGCAGTCGAAGGACGACGTGAAGGCGCTCGCGGTCGAAGGCACGCGGCTGATCCGCGCTTACGCGGACGCGCGGCCGCAGACCCGGTGGACGTATCAGTACTCGCCGGAAACGTTCAGCATGACCGAGCTTTCGTTCGCGCGCGAAGTGTGCGACGCGGTTGCGCAGACGTGGCGGCCGACACGCGATCACAAGATGATCGTGAACCTGCCGGCGACGGTCGAGGCGGCGATGCCGAACGTGTACGCCGACCAGATCGAATGGATGGACCGCAACCTCGCGTACCGCGACAGCATCGTGCTGTCCGTTCATCCGCACAACGATCGCGGCACCGCGGTGGCGGCGGCCGAACTCGCGCTGCTCGCCGGCGCGGACCGCATCGAAGGCTGCCTGTTCGGCAACGGCGAGCGCACCGGCAACGTCGATCTCGTCACGCTCGCGATGAACCTCTACACGCAGGGCATCGATCCGGGCCTCGACTTTTCGGACATCGATGCGGTGCGCCGCATGGTCGAGCGCTGCAACCAGTTGCCGGTGCATCCGCGTCATCCGTATGCGGGCGACCTCGTGTTCACCGCGTTCTCCGGCTCGCATCAGGACGCGATCCGCAAGGGCTTCGCGCAACAGAAGCCGGATGCGATCTGGGAAGTGCCGTATCTGCCGATCGATCCGGCCGACCTCGGCCGCAGCTACGACGCGGTGATCCGCGTGAACAGCCAGTCCGGCAAGGGCGGCGCGACGTACCTGCTCGAACGCGGCATGGGTTTCACGCCGCCGCGTCGTGTGCAGATCGAGTTCAGCCATGCGGTGCAGAGCGCCGCCGATACGTCCGGCGTGGAGATCACCGGCGACGCGATCTGCGAACTGTTCGCGCGCGAATACTTCGAGACGGCCGGCCCGGTCGCGCATGCGGGCGGCGGACGGCTGCGCTGGGAGGGTCGCGACGTCGCGACCGCGGCGGCTGCGGATACCGCCGATGCTCATGCGCAGGCGGTCGCGGCCGCGCTTGCGGGTGTGTCGGGCGAGACCATCGAGATCACGTCGTTCGAAAGTGCGCGAACCGCCGATGGCCGCACCGCGGTGTTCGTCGGCTGCCGGGTCGGCGAACAAACGATCCGGCACGGCGTCGGCGTCGCCGACGATCCGGCGACCGCGATCGTCGATGCGGTGGTCAGTGGCGTCAACCGGGCTGCGTGGCAGCAAATCGAGCGACGCGCGGCTGCGTAGGCTGGTGTGTAGAACCTGTCGTCGCTGGCTGAATGGGCGACGACGGAGCGATTCAGTTTTTTTCGCGGCAGGCGACAGGACAATATCGGCGGCACGACCGGCCGCCGAGGTATCGCCGGAACGCTCACGAGGCGTTACCGGCAAGCGTGCGGAACCGGGAACAAACCGGCCCTTATTCCAGCGCGCAGCGGGTCGCCTGCCATGCGAGCAGACGCCAGTGGCCGTCTTCTTGCGCCTGGATCGCCGTGTAGGCGATCGGGAACAGCAGCGCGCCGCTTTTCGCCTCCATCTCGATCAGCGCGCGACCGCTGACGACACAGGTTTCGCGGCCCACCGGCAACACATCCTGCGACTGGATTTCGATCTGGCGATAACGGCGGCGTCCGGCGGTGATCGCGTCGATGAACTGCTGCTTGGTTTCGCGCTTGCCGTTCGTGTGGACGTAGATCACGTGGTCGGAAAGCAGCATGTCCAGCGATGGGCCGTCGCCGTCCACCATCGCGCGAAACCGCTCGCGCTCCAGCCCGCGAATCGCATCGATCACCTTTGCAGCCGCCATCGCTCAAGCCCCTTGCACCGGGCCGCATCGCGGCCGCCGACGCGCCGAAGTGGTACCGCACGCGAAACGTCACCTTAGCTGGCTGAAATTTATACCAGGTTGAAACCGTTTGATACTCGCCTTCTGGCAGGCGGAAAAGCAATTTAAATAGGGCGACATTGATGCACGGCAGGATGGACCCTACGTTTGATTGCGGCGCGTCGTCGCACGTCCGCACCATGCAGCGAGCCGGAAGTCTGATTTCCAGCAGGTCGCCAGTGCATACGAGCTATTTGGGGCGCAATCTTCGCTAGTCGGACACCGAAGTTTGTTTCAGCCTGCACTCGGTAGAGAGCCGAAAAATTCTACTAAATCCGCACTAGCGAGCCTTTTGCGCAGGACATCAGCCGTGGAAAAGCGGATCGCGCCCCGAAATCCCTCCGCCCCGGACCCGTGGAATCTATCGAAACAAGAATTTCGATAGATTTCACGGAACCTGTAAGCCCCTACTCACTCCAAGTATTAGCACTCGGAAAAGCGGAGTGCTAACATCCACCACGGAGTCGCAGTCTGACTATTGCAAGATCCAGAGGAGTTCGCTACGTGACCAACAGTATGATGACCCTTCCGGGCACTCTGAGCCCGTCGCCGGCCAAGGCCTCTCCGGCAGGCGTACTGGCGCTCGCGAACGCTTCGATGCTGCCCGGCCAGCTAGGCAACATCGACGCCTACATCCAGGCCGTGAACCGGATCCCGATGTTGACGCTGCAAGAGGAGCGCCAGTTCGCGACCGAATACCGCGAACAGAACAACCTCGACTCGGCGCGGCGTCTGGTGCTGTCGCACCTGCGCCTCGTCGTGTCGATTGCGCGCAATTATCTGGGCTACGGCCTGCCGCACGCGGACCTGATTCAGGAAGGCAACATCGGCCTGATGAAGGCGGTGAAGCGCTTCGATCCGGAGCAGAACGTACGGCTCGTGTCGTATGCGATGCACTGGATCAAGGCCGAGATCCACGAATACATCCTGCGTAACTGGCGCATGGTGAAGGTCGCGACGACGAAGGCGCAGCGCAAGCTGTTCTTCAACCTGCGCAGCCACAAGCAGGGCCTGCAGTCGTTCACGCCGGAAGAAATCGACGGTCTCGCGCAGGAACTGAACGTGAAGCGCGAGGAAGTCGCCGAGATGGAAACCCGGCTTTCGGGCAGCGACATCGCGCTCGAAGGGCAGACCGAGGACGGCGAAGAATCGTTCGCGCCGATCGCATGGCTCGCGGATTCGCACAGCGAGCCGACCGCCGTGCTGGCCGCGCGCGCGAACGACCGTCTGCAGACGGACGGCATCGCGAACGCACTCGAATCGCTCGACGCGCGCAGCCGCCGCATCATCGAGGCGCGCTGGCTGCAGGTGAACGACGACGGTTCGGGCGGCTCGACGCTGCACGAACTGGCCGACGAGTTCGGCGTGTCGGCCGAGCGGATCCGCCAGATCGAGGCCAGCGCAATGAAGAAGATGCGCACCGCGCTCGCCGACTACCGGTAATCGCGCACCACGCGCCGGCTCCCCGCCGGCGCACGGTTGCGAAGCCCCGCCTTCTCACGAAGGCGGGGCTTTTTCTTTGTCGGCTCGCCGGCGGCACGTTCGGCGCATCGCAGGTCGTTTTTTCCTAAAGTAGACATCGTGAAGCCGATGCAACGCCCGATCCTTGCGCCCCTAATTTTTTGACTTTAAGCAATCGGCATCGCAATACCGAATAACGAGGCACGCGTTCGCGACCCAATGTCGCGCGTCGACTGTCACGTGCCGGTGACCCCCGCTCCTAGAATCCTTGTACACAAGCTCCGGGCAGCGTTCGTAGCCTGGTTTGGAAACGACGTTTAAGCGGAAGCAGTCATCGATCCATCATGATCTCGACCTCCGAACCTCCCGCCCGGCCGCCTGCCGCGCCACGCGCCAGGTTTCTGCGCTGGGTCCGCGGCCCCACGTTTGCCCGCGACATCGTTTTCGTTCTCGTATTCAAACTCGTGCTGCTGACCGCGCTGAAGTACGCGTTCTTCAATCATCCGCAGGCCGAGAACATGTCGATGCCGCCCGCCGAAGTCGCGCGGGCGATCCTGTCCGTACCCGCGCCGGACACGCCACAAGGGGACCACCATGCCCATTAGCGAAACCGTTGATCTGTCGCGTCTGCAGTTCGCCACCACTGCCCTCTACCACTTCCTGTTCGTGCCGCTCACGCTCGGGCTGTCGTGGATGCTCGTCATCATGGAGTCCGTCTACGTGATGACCGGCAAACAGATCTACAAGGACATGACGCAGTTCTGGGGCAAGCTGTTCGGCATCAACTTCGTGATGGGCGTCACGACCGGCCTCACGATGGAGTTCCAGTTCGGCACCAACTGGTCGTACTACTCGCACTACGTCGGCGACATCTTCGGCGTGCCGCTCGCGATCGAGGGCCTCGCCGCATTCTTCCTCGAATCGACGTTCGTCGGCCTGTTCTTCTTCGGCTGGAACCGGCTGTCGAAAGGACAGCATCTGCTGACGACGTTCTTCGTCGCGCTCGGCTCGAACCTGTCCGCGGTGTGGATCCTCGTCGCGAACGGCTGGATGCAGTATCCGACCGGCGCCGAGTTCAACTACGAAACGATGCGAATGGAGATGACGAGCCTGTTCACCGTGATCTTCAATCCGGTCGCGCAGGTGAAGTTCGTGCATACGGTGTCCGCCGGCTACGTGACCGCGTCGATGTTCGTGCTCGGCATCTCGTCGTGGTATCTGCTGCGGCGTCGCGACGTCGATTTCGCGCTGCGCTCGTATGCGGTCGCGGCCGGCTTCGGCCTCGCGTCGGCGCTGTGCGTGATCGTGCTCGGCGACGAGTCCGGCTACCGCACCGGCGAAGTCCAGCAGGCGAAGCTCGCGGCGATCGAATCCGAATGGGAAACCGAGCCGCCGCCGACGTCGTTCACGGTGTTCGGGATCCCGAACCAGCAGGAGCAGCGCACCGACTTCGCGCTCCAGATTCCGTACGCGCTCGGCATCATCGCGACCCGCTCGCTCGACGAACCGGTGATCGGCCTGAAGGACATCATCGGCCGTTCCGAAGTGCGGATCCGCAACGGCATCCTCGCTTACAGCGCGTTGCAGAAGCTGAAGGCCGGCACCGCCGACACCGAGACGCGCGACACGTTCGAAGCGCACAAGGCCGACCTCGGTTACGCGCTGCTGCTGAAGCGCATCGCGCCGAACGTCGTCGACGCGACACCCGAGCAGATCAAGGAAGCGGCGCGCGGATCGATCCCGCCGGTCGCGCCGGTGTTCTGGTCGTTCCGGATCATGGTCGGCCTCGGCATCCTGTTCCTCGTGACGTTCGCGCTTGCGTTCTGGTTCTGCGCGCAACGTTCGCTGCTGCAGACGAACCGCCGCTGGTTCCTGCGCTGGGCCGTCTGGGCGATCCCGCTGCCATGGCTCGCGGCGGAGTTCGGCTGGGTCGTGGCGGAAACCGGCCGCCAGCCGTGGACGATCGCCGGCGTGCTGCCGACGTCGCTCGCCGTGTCGAACCTCGCGCCCGGCGACGTGCTGCTGAGTCTCGCGGGCTTCGTCGTGTTCTATACCGCGCTGTTCGTCATTGAGATCACGCTGATGTTCAAGTACGCGCGGCTCGGCCCGTCGTCGCTGCACACCGGCCGTTACCACCACGAGCAGGGGTCCGAAACCGTGGTCAGCAGCAGCAACGTCGCGTGACGCGCTGCCCGATTCCGTCAACCGCAGAAGGAAAACGACCATGGATTACGCAACCCTCAAGCTGATCTGGTGGGTGCTCATTGGCGTGCTGCTGATCGGCTTCGCGCTGACCGACGGCTTCGACATGGGCGCCGCCGTGCTGCTGCCGTTCATCGGCAAGACCGACACCGAACGCCGGATCGTCATCAACACGGTCGGCGCGACGTGGGAAGGCAACCAGGTGTGGTTCATCACCGCTGGCGGCGCGATGTTCGCCGCGTGGCCGCTCGTGTACGCGGCGTCGTTCTCGGGCTTCTACTTCGCGATGCTGCTGGTGCTGTTCGCGCTGTTCTTCCGCCCGGTCGGCTTCGACTATCGCGGCAAGCGCGACAACGTGCGCTGGCGCACCGGCTGGGACTGGGCGCTGTTCATCGGCGGCTTCGTACCGGCGCTCGTGTTCGGCGTCGCGTTCGGCAACCTGCTGCAAGGCGTGCCGTTCTCGTTCGACAGCGACCTGCGCGTCACCTATCACGGCAGCTTCTTCGCGCTGCTGAACCCGTTCGCGCTGGTCTGCGGCCTCGTCAGCCTGTCGATGCTGACCGCGCACGGCGCCGCGTTCGTGAAGCTGAAAACCGACGGCGTGATCGCGCAG from Paraburkholderia caballeronis encodes:
- the cydP gene encoding cytochrome oxidase putative small subunit CydP, whose protein sequence is MISTSEPPARPPAAPRARFLRWVRGPTFARDIVFVLVFKLVLLTALKYAFFNHPQAENMSMPPAEVARAILSVPAPDTPQGDHHAH
- the leuA gene encoding 2-isopropylmalate synthase; the encoded protein is MLRNPAEKYRPFPAVPLNGRRWPTRTVERAPVWMSTDLRDGNQSLIEPMSIEQKLEFFEMLVAIGFKEIEVGFPSASQTDFDFVRKLIVEKRIPDDVTIEVLVQSREELIARTFDALEGAPRAIVHLYNAICPSFRKIVFGQSKDDVKALAVEGTRLIRAYADARPQTRWTYQYSPETFSMTELSFAREVCDAVAQTWRPTRDHKMIVNLPATVEAAMPNVYADQIEWMDRNLAYRDSIVLSVHPHNDRGTAVAAAELALLAGADRIEGCLFGNGERTGNVDLVTLAMNLYTQGIDPGLDFSDIDAVRRMVERCNQLPVHPRHPYAGDLVFTAFSGSHQDAIRKGFAQQKPDAIWEVPYLPIDPADLGRSYDAVIRVNSQSGKGGATYLLERGMGFTPPRRVQIEFSHAVQSAADTSGVEITGDAICELFAREYFETAGPVAHAGGGRLRWEGRDVATAAAADTADAHAQAVAAALAGVSGETIEITSFESARTADGRTAVFVGCRVGEQTIRHGVGVADDPATAIVDAVVSGVNRAAWQQIERRAAA
- the rpoH gene encoding RNA polymerase sigma factor RpoH, which codes for MTLPGTLSPSPAKASPAGVLALANASMLPGQLGNIDAYIQAVNRIPMLTLQEERQFATEYREQNNLDSARRLVLSHLRLVVSIARNYLGYGLPHADLIQEGNIGLMKAVKRFDPEQNVRLVSYAMHWIKAEIHEYILRNWRMVKVATTKAQRKLFFNLRSHKQGLQSFTPEEIDGLAQELNVKREEVAEMETRLSGSDIALEGQTEDGEESFAPIAWLADSHSEPTAVLAARANDRLQTDGIANALESLDARSRRIIEARWLQVNDDGSGGSTLHELADEFGVSAERIRQIEASAMKKMRTALADYR
- a CDS encoding cytochrome ubiquinol oxidase subunit I, with protein sequence MPISETVDLSRLQFATTALYHFLFVPLTLGLSWMLVIMESVYVMTGKQIYKDMTQFWGKLFGINFVMGVTTGLTMEFQFGTNWSYYSHYVGDIFGVPLAIEGLAAFFLESTFVGLFFFGWNRLSKGQHLLTTFFVALGSNLSAVWILVANGWMQYPTGAEFNYETMRMEMTSLFTVIFNPVAQVKFVHTVSAGYVTASMFVLGISSWYLLRRRDVDFALRSYAVAAGFGLASALCVIVLGDESGYRTGEVQQAKLAAIESEWETEPPPTSFTVFGIPNQQEQRTDFALQIPYALGIIATRSLDEPVIGLKDIIGRSEVRIRNGILAYSALQKLKAGTADTETRDTFEAHKADLGYALLLKRIAPNVVDATPEQIKEAARGSIPPVAPVFWSFRIMVGLGILFLVTFALAFWFCAQRSLLQTNRRWFLRWAVWAIPLPWLAAEFGWVVAETGRQPWTIAGVLPTSLAVSNLAPGDVLLSLAGFVVFYTALFVIEITLMFKYARLGPSSLHTGRYHHEQGSETVVSSSNVA
- the cydB gene encoding cytochrome d ubiquinol oxidase subunit II, with product MDYATLKLIWWVLIGVLLIGFALTDGFDMGAAVLLPFIGKTDTERRIVINTVGATWEGNQVWFITAGGAMFAAWPLVYAASFSGFYFAMLLVLFALFFRPVGFDYRGKRDNVRWRTGWDWALFIGGFVPALVFGVAFGNLLQGVPFSFDSDLRVTYHGSFFALLNPFALVCGLVSLSMLTAHGAAFVKLKTDGVIAQRASSALRISSGVAVLLFIVAGALVATLIGGYHVTNPAPLDSVANPLLKEVEAGSGLWLTNYGDYPWMMLAPIAGILGGVIAFVLAGSRHEKSAFLATGLMIIGVILTAGFSMFPFIMPSSLDPRSSLTVWDSTSSRMTLQIMLIAVIIFLPIVLAYTSWAYAVMRGKVTAASVEENRHTLY
- a CDS encoding nuclear transport factor 2 family protein — protein: MAAAKVIDAIRGLERERFRAMVDGDGPSLDMLLSDHVIYVHTNGKRETKQQFIDAITAGRRRYRQIEIQSQDVLPVGRETCVVSGRALIEMEAKSGALLFPIAYTAIQAQEDGHWRLLAWQATRCALE